From the genome of Anopheles moucheti chromosome 3, idAnoMoucSN_F20_07, whole genome shotgun sequence, one region includes:
- the LOC128303710 gene encoding uncharacterized protein LOC128303710 isoform X2, which produces MMELLPELTMIPSLSPPFFNLLPASALAANYQTSPKSNGRSSHGSSDVLEKDEKLCDYYRRMPVLYDKSHPHYKFQSKKEKAWRELSRLCEMDVEQCKKRMTYFRCRFTVERRIMKNGVNCSEWPLLEKLKFLNKHIKIRRPRAPNGEPDDTDDETNPMNILRKRQREQQEDVKDDLHAYLDLQQMAVAAQNSQAQLHYQQHLKLQGHGPFGAPPGAGFPSAHDPMSLHHLQPPHPHQRDHQLPPPHSNQPGGGGSSQPGGPPGQQQVPHSTPLGASHHHHHPFGRGGMPGSAGGGHHQHHHPHGPGGASGSAAAAALQHGAGGGGAGSGHPHHHQQPTPVESPIPAAMSNVEVSYGLPKRARVSYDGDEASLSNFNLNRTVKYQNNLEHQAHLDEHGAYGLYVGEVLRKLPERISSLTSLKIMQLLYEAQVQSFDAAPPATPKPSSQSKVGNGEQQSNGTAGSGAGAATSSSGSLPNGGGATSVASSEGGRQSTESAESMSNKD; this is translated from the exons ATGATGGAACTACTGCCGGAACTAACGATGATACCATCGTTATCTCCGCCGTTCTTCAACCTGCTGCCCGCTAGCGCACTGGCAGCGAACTATCAAACGTCACCGAAATCGAATGGTCGCAGTAGCCATGGTTCCAGCGATGTTTTGGAG AAAGATGAAAAGCTGTGCGATTACTACCGCCGGATGCCGGTGCTGTACGACAAAAGCCACCCGCACTACAAGTTCCAGTCGAAGAAGGAAAAGGCCTGGCGCGAACTGAGCCGGCTGTGCGAGATGGATGTGGAGCAGTGCAAGAAGCGCATGACCTACTTCCGGTGCCGGTTCACGGTCGAGCGGCGCATCATGAAGAATGGCGTCAACTGCAGCGAGTGGCCACTGCTCGAGAAGCTCAAGTTTCTCAACAAACACATCAAAATCCGGAGACCGCGTGCACCGAACGGTGAACCGGACGACAC TGATGACGAGACAAACCCAATGAACATTCTGCGGAAGCGGCAGCGTGAACAGCAAGAGGACGTAAAGGACGATCTGCACGCCTATCTCGACCTGCAGCAGATGGCAGTGGCGGCCCAAAACTCCCAAGCTCAACTTCACTACCAGCAGCACCTGAAGCTGCAGGGCCATGGTCCGTTCGGTGCACCGCCCGGTGCCGGCTTCCCGTCCGCCCACGATCCCATGTCACTGCATCACCTGCAGCCACCGCACCCGCACCAGCGCGACCACCAGCTGCCGCCACCGCACAGTAATCAGCCGGGCGGTGGCGGATCTTCGCAACCGGGCGGTCCACCCGGCCAGCAGCAGGTGCCTCACTCCACGCCACTCGGCGCCagccatcaccatcatcatccgttCGGGCGAGGTGGAATGCCGGGTTCGGCCGGTGGTGGccaccatcagcatcaccatCCGCATGGACCGGGCGGTGCGTCCGGTAGTGCGGCTGCGGCCGCTCTGCAGCACGgtgcgggtggtggtggcgccGGTTCCGGTCATCCGCATCATCACCAGCAACCGACACCGGTCGAGTCGCCGATACCGGCCGCCATGTCCAATGTGGAGGTGTCGTACGGTTTGCCGAAGCGGGCACGCGTCAGCTACGACGGCGACGAAGCCTCGCTGTCCAACTTTAACCTCAACCGCACGGTCAAGTATCAGAACAATCTGGAACATCAGGCCCACCTGGACGAGCACGGTGCGTACGGGCTGTACGTGGGCGAAGTGCTGCGCAAGCTACCGGAACGAATATCCTCGCTAACCTCGCTCAAGATCATGCAGCTGCTGTACGAGGCCCAGGTGCAGTCATTCGATGCCGCCCCGCCCGCCACCCCAAAACCCTCCTCCCAGTCGAAGGTTGGCAACGGCGAACAGCAGAGCAATGGTACGGCGGGCAGTGGAGCGGGTGCGGCAACTTCTTCCTCCGGCAGCCTTCCGAATGGTGGTGGCGCCACCAGCGTCGCCTCGTCCGAGGGTGGCCGCCAGTCGACGGAGAGCGCAGAATCCATGAGCAACAAGGACTAG
- the LOC128303788 gene encoding 28S ribosomal protein S35, mitochondrial, with the protein MALFARYGPLPLWNRTVQTVGYRLQSTRLQEEGSRTTGVEEEEFRVLNLKQTKSQRLTRRKAIRPDVPPPRSQQMATDQDWGAVWPGPRSFNPSVVPLPIRQGYVTKRNQMAPGKFANTELMKIPNFLHLTPPVIKRQCEALKQFCTAWPKGLETEEKMRAHFPMTCVTSDYCHALPTIRNPLSRIVTVQLALGALQLDRHAKDKLLRLVGERYDPETDLLTIVTDRCPLKKQNYDYAIYLLTALYHESNTVEPWEATKSEADMEYFEFETSRSKRNAEATLNWDRKEGDDGWLQVPEAYADAVSKLFNEGENEYNLTKYKEQTLGLLGLSKDAK; encoded by the exons ATGGCTTTGTTTGCACGATACGGACCACTGCCGTTGTGGAACAGAACGGTACAAACGGTTGGCTATAGGCTGCAATCGACTCGTTTACAGGAAGAAGGTTCCCGCACCACCGGTGTCGAGGAAGAAG aatttcgtgttttaaacttaaagcaaacaaagtcTCAGCGACTAACTCGCCGGAAAGCTATCCGTCCGGATGTACCACCACCTCG ATCACAGCAGATGGCAACGGACCAGGATTGGGGTGCCGTATGGCCAGGACCACGTTCCTTCAACCCGTCCGTTGTACCGCTTCCGATCCGTCAGGGATACGTCACGAAACGCAACCAAATGGCACCGGGCAAGTTTGCCAACACGGAACTGATGAAGATTCCGAATTTTCTGCATCTGACACCGCCCGTAATCAAGCGACAGTGCGAAGCGCTGAAGCAGTTCTGCACCGCATGGCCGAAGGGGCTCGAAACGGAGGAGAAAATGCGGGCACACTTCCCGATGACTTGCGTCACGTCGGATTACTGTCACGCCCTGCCAACCATCCGGAATCCATTGTCCCGCATTGTGACGGTACAGCTGGCACTTGGTGCGTTGCAGCTCGACCGTCACGCGAAGGATAAGCTGTTGCGGTTGGTCGGTGAGCGATACGATCCCGAAACGGATCTGCTCACGATCGTAACCGACCGGTGTCCGTTGAAGAAGCAGAACTACGATTATGCGATCTATTTGCTGACCGCGCTGTATCACGAATCGAACACGGTGGAACCGTGGGAGGCGACCAAGAGCGAGGCTGACATGGAGTATTTCGAGTTCGAGACGAGTCGCAGCAAGCGTAATGCCGAAGCGACACTCAATTGGGACCGAAAGGAGGGTGACGACGGCTGGTTACAGGTGCCGGAAGCATACGCAGACGCGGTCTCCAAGCTGTTCAACGAAGGCGAAAACGAGTATAATTTAACCAAATATAAGGAACAAACGTTAGGCTTGTTAGGGTTGAGTAAGGATGCGAAGTAG
- the LOC128301258 gene encoding kinesin-like protein KIF18A, protein MTADSRKIRVAVRVRPFNEQELEKNPRNIIKVLDKSTLMFDPDEDEDEFFFHGVKQTHRDITKRVKKKLTMEYDDVFDNTATNNDIYEVCMKPLVQSVMNGYNCSVFVYGATGAGKTHTMLGSSDCPGITFLTMKELFRQIEALNELRKFDIGISYLEVYNELVMNLLTKSGPLKLREDANGVVVSGLVLKQIHSATELLELLALGNRNRTQHPTDANAESSRSHAIFQVHIRMVEKKTGQKRTVKLSMIDLAGSERAASTKGIGIRFKEGANINKSLLALGNCINKLADGLKHIPYRDSNLTRILKDSLGGNCQTVMIANISPSSLTYDDTYNTLKYASRAKKIRTTVRQNIVPSNVPKEFLIKKVNEQAEEIERLKAKVADLEEQLRKKAQAVVESPGINETLLNTWISRIDSCYASMREALERLIALKSKEKLINMRVKLKEQAETIARVVTLDGSHLNEDIAKLEASIDRCGKQVANQQVDKSRWRERLRHARRNRNALREEVMQSELATVLKGYLSGKEAEIEAVTSTLWKDHVLQMSFTYDQENKLWQNIMLLSGDIIQQNYLLLRSMDRLDNITVEKLKRLVKLNQRQRGVTFFDDDCQQDRNDIDLSTNSLDDIANLSDCSEDAVDFPPENVTTLTSATGGTNKRAKLNDGSESESEPYSTVRDSETESSVDRNVFKKPKTVSRTISFKSTTAGGVTRPTMSRRTPTKQSKPTAGLGASQRLKVPRLVVNNGLGTSAPVRKKMPTPGTSQDENKSDTSDESNGIGNIANSTFDIVSVKDSETDSLFSNVLVESNVDPHVLDKVLRRASMKGGKMTLSVSKENRKKSPKRIGKSPRSVNRTNNRTNASASSVINRYRMMKAKDTTGSASGSSSSSSVASKPPTVRTANNNFESDSDRNRHNRLMGIVKK, encoded by the exons ATGACCGCCGATTCACGGAAAATTCGTGTTGCGGTTCGTGTACGTCCGTTCAATGAGCAGGAACTGGAGAAAAATCCTCGAAACATCATCAAG GTGCTCGATAAATCGACTCTCATGTTCGATccggatgaagatgaagatgagtTCTTTTTCCACGGCGTCAAACAAACGCACCGTGATATCACGAAGCGCGTAAAGAAGAAGCTGACCATGGAATACGACGATGTGTTTGATAATACGGCCACAAATAATGATATCTACGAGGTGTGCATGAAACCGCTCGTACAGTCCGTAATGAATGGCTACAATTGCTCGGTGTTTGTGTACGGTGCGACCGGTGccggcaaaacacacacaatgctgGGCAGCAGCGATTGTCCGGGCATTACGTTCCTGACCATGAAGGAACTGTTCCGTCAAATCGAGGCACTGAACGAACTACGCAAATTTGATATTGGCATCTCCTACCTGGAAGTCTACAATGAGTTGGTCATGAATTTACTTACGAAAAGTGGACCCCTTAAGCTTCGTGAAGATGCCAACGGTGTTGTGGTGAGCGGGTTGGTACTGAAGCAGATCCACAGTGCTACCGAACTATTGGAATTGCTGGCACTAGGCAACCGCAATCGAACACAGCATCCGACAGACGCAAATGCGGAAAGTAGTCGTAGCCATGCGATATTCCAGGTCCACATtcgaatggtggaaaagaagaCGGGACAAAAACGAACAGTGAAGTTGTCTATGATCGATCTGGCTGGCAGCGAACGTGCAGCCAGCACTAAAGGCATTGGGATTCGCTTTAAGGAGGGTGCTAATATCAACAAATCCTTGCTAGCGCTCGGAAACTGCATAAACAAGCTGGCGGATGGGTTAAAGCATATCCCTTACCGGGATTCAAACCTTACACGCATCCTAAAAGACAGTTTGGGAGGAAATTGTCAAACGGTTATGATAGCTAACATATCGCCGTCCTCCCTAACGTACGACGACACCTACAACACGCTGAAGTACGCCTCTCGTGCCAAAAAAATTCGAACCACTGTTCGTCAGAATATTGTTCCTTCGAACGTGCCGAAGGAGTTCCTGATCAAGAAGGTGAACGAACAGGCGGAGGAGATCGAGCGACTGAAGGCTAAGGTGGCCGATCTCGAGGAGCAACTTCGGAAAAAGGCCCAAGCTGTTGTTGAATCACCAGGGATAAACGAAACGTTGCTTAACACGTGGATTTCACGTATAGATAGCTGCTACGCCAGTATGCGCGAGGCACTAGAACGCCTGATCGCATTAAAGAGCAAAGAAAAGCTGATCAATATGCGCGTTAAGTTGAAGGAACAGGCCGAAACCATTGCCCGCGTCGTGACGCTCGACGGAAGTCACCTAAATGAG GACATTGCAAAGCTGGAAGCTTCTATTGATCGTTGTGGCAAGCAGGTTGCAAACCAACAGGTGGACAAATCACGCTGGAGGGAAAGGCTCCGTCACGCCCGACGCAATCGAAACGCACTTCGGGAGGAGGTAATGCAAAGCGAACTTGCCACCGTGTTGAAAGGATATCTCAGTGGAAAAGAGGCAGAAATCGAAGCTGTCACATCAACGCTCTGGAAGGATCACGTGCTGCAGATGTCGTTCACATATGACCAGGAGAACAAACTATGGCAAAACATTATGCTGCTGAGCGGAGACATTATACAGCAGAACTATCTGCTGCTCCGGAGCATGGACCGGTTGGACAATATAACAGTGGAAAAGTTAAAGCGACTGGTGAAACTGAATCAACGTCAGCGCGGAGTTACCTTTTTTGACGACGATTGTCAGCAAGATCGTAACGACATTGATCTCAGTACGAATAGCCTTGACGATATTGCCAATTTGTCCGACTGTTCCGAGGATGCCGTTGACTTCCCGCCAGAAAATGTAACAACATTGACGAGTGCCACCGGTGGAACTAACAAACGGGCGAAACTGAATGACGGCAGTGAATCGGAATCCGAACCCTACTCGACGGTGCGTGACAGTGAAACGGAGAGCAGCGTGGATCggaatgttttcaaaaaaccgaaaacagTAAGCCGAACGATTTCGTTCAAGAGCACTACGGCCGGAGGTGTGACGCGACCCACAATGTCCCGCCGAACACCGACAAAGCAATCGAAGCCTACGGCAGGATTAGGTGCATCACAGCGATTGAAAGTACCGCGACTGGTGGTGAACAATGGTCTTGGGACGAGTGCGCCTGTACGGAAGAAAATGCCAACTCCTGGTACTAGCCAGGATGAGAACAAGTCGGACACATCGGATGAATCGAATGGTATCGGTAATATTGCAAATTCTACCTTTGATATCGTTTCGGTCAAAGACTCTGAAACGGATTCGTTGTTTTCCAATGTTCTCGTAGAATCAAACGTGGACCCTCATGTGCTGGACAAAG TGCTTCGTCGTGCTTCTATGAAGGGCGGCAAAATGACCCTTTCAGTTAGTAAGGAAAACCGTAAAAAGAGCCCAAAACGTATCGGAAAGAGTCCCCGCTCGGTGAACCGAACAAATAATCGAA CAAATGCTTCCGCCAGTTCCGTcatcaatcgatacagaatgATGAAAGCAAAGGACACTACAGGATCGGCGAgtggcagcagtagtagcTCTTCAGTAGCATCAAAACCCCCGACCGTGCGAACAGCCAACAACAACTTTGAATCTGATAGTGACCGCAATCGCCACAACCGGTTGATGGGTATTGTGAAAAAATAG
- the LOC128301259 gene encoding ribosome-recycling factor, mitochondrial, translating into MLRITTLFRAASFKALSTNGSDIVCASTKCVPANRTIYTALQNIRYDTPVATRIVFGTQPPVRNYAKGKDKKKDKKGAPAKVQINEEQLANLIDLEGLRTQMDKSLTAMKDDYVKNLSLRSTTGSIETLRITYEGKDYQLQELGQVVRKNPKTLVVNLVSFPQTIPVVLQAIQRSGMNLNPQQDGTTLFIPVPKVTREHREGLAKNAKVLFIKCRDRIKDAQNQSIKKLKKQTNVSEDDTFQAQTQITAIADSFVKEAEKLMELKQSELLGDK; encoded by the coding sequence atgttaCGAATAACTACACTGTTCCGTGCAGCTAGCTTTAAAGCACTATCAACTAATGGTAGTGACATTGTTTGTGCCTCCACAAAATGTGTTCCAGCAAATCGAACCATCTACACAGCGCTGCAAAACATTCGGTATGATACGCCGGTAGCAACACGAATTGTTTTCGGTACACAGCCACCAGTTAGAAACTATGCAAAGGGCAAGGATAAAAAGAAGGACAAAAAGGGTGCCCCAGCAAAGGTACAAATTAACGAGGAGCAACTGGCCAATCTGATCGACCTGGAAGGTTTGCGAACGCAGATGGATAAAAGTCTAACCGCCATGAAGGATGATTATGTGAAAAACCTATCCCTTCGCTCTACCACCGGTTCCATCGAAACATTGCGCATCACGTACGAGGGCAAGGACTATCAGTTGCAGGAACTCGGACAAGTAGTGcgcaaaaaccccaaaacactCGTCGTCAATTTGGTCTCGTTTCCACAAACCATCCCGGTCGTGCTGCAGGCAATCCAACGCAGCGGCATGAACCTAAACCCGCAACAGGACGGTACGACACTGTTCATTCCGGTACCGAAGGTAACGCGCGAACATCGAGAAGGTTTGGCGAAGAATGCCAAGGTGCTGTTCATCAAATGTCGCGATCGTATTAAAGATGCTCAGAATCAATCGATTAAGAagctaaaaaaacaaacaaacgtatcGGAGGATGATACTTTTCAGGCACAGACACAAATCACGGCCATCGCAGATAGCTTCGTGAAGGAGGCGGAAAAGTTAATGGAACTGAAGCAGTCCGAGCTGCTGGGAGATAAATGA